Proteins found in one Fusarium keratoplasticum isolate Fu6.1 chromosome 12, whole genome shotgun sequence genomic segment:
- a CDS encoding FAD-binding PCMH-type domain-containing protein, whose protein sequence is MRWFQLELLTALAAWATTSVCAVTPVSGSLGGKCPEDIGKLGEKLSKSAKIYFPGSDDFVKATTRWSVLGAPTINVVVVPGTEKDVSETVKYANKKKLPFLAYNTAHGAITTLARMDHGIEIYLNQLNGVTVAKDGKTVKIGGGAPSKKVTDTLWAAGKQTVTGTCECVSYMGPALGGGHGWLQGHHGIIADQWVSLRVVLADGSIKTINQNSDLWWAMKGAGHNFGIVTSATVKIYDIEHSDWAIETLVYSGDQVAEVYQAANDHLLRKQPEGVINWSYWLNNPDADPNNPIILFWIIQEGVKTVDAAISKPFHDIGPLAITPDSGDYRDLAKWTGISLDAAPCQKDGLVNPRFPLYLQSYDIKAMKKAWKHFASNVGSGSPFANSLFMFEGYSTQGLRAVDSKSAAFAFRDANLLTAPLITYKPAGADLDKKAAKLGNQLRYILHKGSGLPEKRAYVNYAYGDETPKQWYGSESWRQQRLQSLKEKYDPSGKFSFFGPVA, encoded by the exons ATGCGTTGGTTTCAGCTTGAGCTCCTGACGGCTCTCGCCGCCTGGGCGACCACCTCTGTCTGTGCCGTGACTCCTGTCAGCGGGAGCTTGGGGGGCAAGTGCCCTGAGGACATTGGCAAGCTTGGGGAGAAGCTGTCCAAGTCTGCCAAGATTTACTTCCCTGGTTCTgatgactttgtcaaggccaCCACTCGATGGTCGGTCCTGGGTGCCCCCACGATcaatgttgttgttgtcccCGGCACTGAGAAGGATGTTTCCGAAACT GTCAAATatgccaacaagaagaagctcccCTTCCTCGCCTACAACACTGCCCATGGAGCCATCACCACTTTGGCTCGTATGGATCATGGTATCGAGATCTACCTGAACCAGCTCAACGGTGTTACTGTCGCCAAGGACGGAAAGACCGTCAAGATCGGTGGTGGCGCCCCCTCCAAGAAGGTCACTGATACCCTCTGGGCCGCTGGCAAGCAGACTG TGACTGGCACTTGCGAGTGTGTCAGCTACATGGGCCCTgcccttggtggtggtcaCGGTTGGCTCCAGGGTCACCATGGTATCATCGCCGACCAATGGGTGTCCCTTCgcgtcgtcctcgccgacggttccatcaagaccatcaaccaGAACTCTGACCTCTGGTGGGCTATGAAGGGTGCTGGCCACAACTTTGGTATCGTCACCTCTGCCACTGTCAAGATCTACGACATTGAGCACAGCGACTGGGCCATCGAGACCCTCGTCTACAGTGGTGACCAGGTCGCCGAGGTTTACCAGGCTGCCAACGACCATCTCCTCAGGAAGCAGCCTGAGGGTGTCATCAACTGGTCTTACTGGCTTAACAACCCTGACGCCGACCCCAACAAC CCCATCATTCTCTTCTGGATCATCCAGGAAGGCGTCAAGACTGTTGATGCCGCCATCAGCAAGCCTTTCCACGACATTGGTCCTCTCGCTATCACGCCCGACTCTGGAGACTACCGTGACCTCGCCAAGTGGACTGGCATCAGCCTCGACGCTGCTCCCTGCCAGAaggatggccttgtcaaCCCCCGCTTCCCTCTGTACCTCCAGTCTTacgacatcaaggccatgaagaaggcctGGAAGCACTTTGCCTCCAACGTCGGATCTGGCTCTCCTTTTGCCAACTCCCTCTTCATGTTCGAGGGTTATTCCACCCAGGGTCTCCGCGCCGTCGACAGCAAGTCGGCCGCCTTTGCCTTCCGTGATGCCAACCTCCTCACTGCCCCTCTCATCACCTACAAGCCCGCCGGTGCTGACCtggacaagaaggctgccaagctCGGCAACCAGCTCCGTTACATCCTCCACAAGGGCTCAGGTCTGCCTGAGAAGCGTGCCTATGTCAACTATGCCTACGGTGATGAGACGCCCAAGCAGTGGTATGGCAGTGAGTCGTGGCGGCAGCAGCGCCTGCAGAGCTTGAAGGAGAAGTACGACCCTAGTGGCAAGTTCAGCTTCTTTGGGCCTGTCGCCTAA